Proteins from a genomic interval of Peromyscus leucopus breed LL Stock chromosome 12, UCI_PerLeu_2.1, whole genome shotgun sequence:
- the LOC114697654 gene encoding pre-mRNA-splicing factor 38A-like translates to MANRTVKDAHSIHGTNPQYLVEKIIRTRIYESKYWKEECFGLTAELVVDKAMELRFVGGVYGGNIKPTPFLCLTLKMLQIQPEKDIIVEFIKNEDFKYVRMLGALYMRLTGTAIDCYKYLEPLYNDYRKIKSQNRNGEFELMRVDEFIDELLHSERVCDIILPRLQKRYVLEEAEQLEPRVSALEEDMDDVEYSEEEEEGEKLERVPSPDHQRRSYRDLNKSRRSPALRSRRSRSRSPRRRSRSPKRRSPSPRQERHRSKSPRRHRSRSRDRRHRSRSKSPGHHCSHRHRSHSKSPERSNKKSHKKRK, encoded by the coding sequence ATGGCGAACCGTACGGTCAAGGATGCCCACAGCATCCATGGCACCAACCCTCAGTATCTGGTGGAGAAGATCATTCGGACGCGGATCTATGAATCAAAGTACTGGAAAGAAGAGTGCTTTGGACTTACGGCTGAGCTTGTAGTCGACAAAGCCATGGAGTTAAGGTTTGTGGGTGGTGTCTACGGTGGAAACATAAAGCCAACTCCTTTTCTGTGTTTAACCTTGAAGATGCTTCAGATTCAACCTGAGAAGGATATCATTGTTGAGTTCATAAAAAATGAAGATTTCAAGTATGTCCGGATGTTGGGGGCACTTTATATGAGGCTGACAGGAACTGCAATTGATTGCTACAAGTACTTGGAGCCTTTGTACAATGACTATCGGAAAATCAAGAGCCAGAACCGGAATGGGGAGTTTGAACTGATGCGCGTAGATGAGTTCATTGATGAACTTCTGCACAGTGAGAGAGTCTGTGATATCATTTTGCCCCGGCTACAGAAACGCTATGTGCTGGAGGAAGCTGAACAACTGGAGCCCCGAGTTAGTGCTCTAGAAGAGGACATGGATGATGTGGAATAcagtgaagaggaggaagaaggtgaGAAGCTGGAAAGAGTACCATCACCTGACCATCAACGAAGAAGCTACCGAGACCTGAACAAGTCACGACGTTCTCCTGCACTGCGCTCCAGGAGGAGTCGGAGTCGGTCTCCCAGGAGGCGAAGTAGATCCCCCAAAAGAAGAAGCCCTTCTCCACGCCAAGAAAGGCATAGGAGCAAGAGTCCACGACGCCATCGAAGCAGGTCCCGAGACAGACGACACAGATCCCGCTCTAAATCCCCAGGGCACCACTGTAGTCACAGACATAGGAGTCACTCCAAGTCTCCTGAAAGGTCTAATAAGAAAAGCCACaagaagaggaaatga